The DNA region AGTTGGTTATACCCACTGTGAAACACATTGGAGGTTCAATTAGTTATGGTGATGCCTCTCTACTTGTGATGTGGACCTCTTTCATCGAATAGAAGGACACCTGGACCGATTTAAGTTCAGGGAcacattaaacaacaatttgtttatatgtattgaagaaaagatgtctttaaaaatgtgactCAACACCCAAAACTATGACCAACTGGTCAAAAATGGATGTTTTGCCTTGGCCATCCACTTCATAGAACTTTGCATGAAGTTTGCAGAAATACAGACGTCTTACAttcgtaaaataattaaattaaatgttactcAATTAGCCAATAAAAAAGTCCTTCCAAAActaaggttaggttaggttagcagcccaatttagaaaaatataagtaacatACTATAAAATAAGCAAATAATAGTTGTTAGAATACAGCATGACAATATTAAAGTTGCCATAATAACGAACACTGCTGTACATGTcagatataaatattcaatcatGGTAATGATATAAcgttagataatttttgcgTGTTACAAAACGTTATTTAGCTCATGAACTCGATTTTTATGACTATCACTTTTTAAAAGACCGCTGCTAAGTATTACactgaaataaaactaataaacgcATCAAAAAGTTGGTACTACCAACGGTTTGTTTAAATTCCTGAATTGAATATCTGatgaataatgtttattggtAAAACGgttactcatttttatttaaaattatcccaCCACACGACAAAATTATGCGCATCCTTAATTTCAGCTCGGTTTTGTTCATGATTGGAACCCATCAGAGTTACCAATTGTGTGGTTCAATTTTCACATGGGTACTAATGTGATAAATTATCACTTGCAATTATTTTCCTTGAATGGCTGATAATGATAAGCCTTACCACGTTTACTtcctgttatttattttttagttatattaatcAGGTACTACACCTAAAGCTTTTCCTCAACCTGAACATCACCATAACGTTTCGTTGTAAGCAACCTACTTACTTAAGTGCAAACTAATTCGTGACCGAAACTCATCacgtttcaattaaatattaagcatCAATTTAACACTatcactttttaaaaactggCCAAGTTCAAACACacggaaataaaaattcttgagccattacaaataaaaacggTTTTCTGATGTTTGTGTCCCGTACAAAAACGGGTTTGATACAGAGTGTCGTTGGGATTCCTCggctaaatttacattttgtaaatgGCCACCGaccatttgattatttattattaacaaattgggTTTGTTCAACCgcagtttttataaaacttctcGGAATATAAAGCTtcgatgattttatttattgatttgtacTGTGAGATTGCAGACAATAGCAGTCCTGTCTCGTTTTCCTTTGTAGGTAGAAAAGCACGAGGGTTATTACGGTTAATATAATTGCTTTTTACGACGAAAGCTTTGTGTTCTGTATTGGTTGTTCAAgaacttttattgttttattaggaTGGgggattaaaaattgaatgaatctataaatatatacagtgtgCGTCCTTAACTAAATATacaagtataatttattccaaataGGATATTATATCATCACTGTACAATCaagatttgtttattttttaatacaccaAAACTGTATTAGCGTTCTTGTTTCGtccagaaaattaaatatttacacgtTTCTATGTAAgcacatttgaaatattaaaataaaccgaCTGGACTAATAATAAAGCAgcaataagaataaaatataactaatacataatttattgacaaaatttatatttagtattaatttaattacaaagtaaatttgcacaaaattaaaaagtatgtaGGTGTGGATATCTTTAGCCATTCAAagcaatttccaattttattgctaaatacataaatatacaataaaataaataaaagactaTTGAATtcgttgaatatttatttgacttgagttaaaaaattgatttatatttaattagtttatttttaaaatcattttcatgcatcaaacattttaatgtatgGACGCACATCTCTCAATATCTAATTTATGCAAATGACTTaacattagataatttttaaccgTGGTGATTATATTATGTGGTTCGTGGACCCCAATAATAACAGTGTCACTTTTTAAAATCCGATACACAAGTAAAACGATAtcggaataaaataaaatacaaaaaaacggGTTTAACAGTGCTCTTTAATTGGAATTCCTTCGAGTGAACAGATAAATATTGCTCATAGGTATGCTTAAACAAATACCAATTTATAACGAAGAAGTTAAGCCAGCGTACGCTTTCATGTCCGGTGCCCATACGTATAAACAAACATGGCTCAGCCTAAGAAAAATACTTTGATCTCACCTATTGACATATGAATGCCATTGATCCCATAGTTAGAAgcacatttttgaaaaacatcaCAGAAACTGTTGTAAACAACCTTGAACCGGCGTATTCTCAATGAAGGTGCATGTGCAGATATGTCCCAAAGGCACTCACACAAAAACACATCTTCCAAAatgttaattcaataataaaacgcGAACAGTTTAATGGAACAGCCGCACACGAGATACATTTTGTGCTGAGAGTAACTTCACCAGGTTCTGAGAAcgtaaaacaacattttagtGTACAGCAAGAGTAGTGGGAAACAGGTAGTCGTATCTTGGCTTGGCTTAGTAAGGCTCCCCTCTCTTCTTACTTTAGACACCTGTCCTCTCGACGGACACCGCATTATCATTGTTATTCCTATTCAAAATCGGCATTAGAATCATCCTTTGAGATATTGCCTCTTCGACACACTTCGGAAAAGGTATTGGTTCGCCATCTCGAGGTGCCGCTGACTCACACCAGCACCGAATACCAATTTATCCGCACAGGGAGTGTTACCGATACACAATGTACGTCGGAATGTGCAGGGCCCCATTTAttttaccattatttttttttaaattgaacgcAAATTGATGTTTGTGTGTGCCGTGTGGCGTTTCAAACTAACCGTGACCCCATTTCCAACGGTCACAGGAACGATAATTACCTCTGGTCGTTGTGCGACATGAAAAAGTGCTGGTCAAAATTGGCCACACGGGCAAATGGAACTGTTATTACAACGGAACTGTCCCACGGGGCACGGTTTCaatcgaaattgtttttgccGGGTGttatgaaacattaaaatgaacGATGGGCTCTTAAATCGATCTAAATAAAGAACCGGCATTTGGcgatgtataaatatattttgccgTTCCGAATATTTTCGATTTGGGCCACTTTGCACATACTGGCATTGACTTTGGCTTAAAAATAGTCGGTTGGAAAAGCAATTCGCATGGCCCTTGCCAAATTCAAACTGATGAATTGAAGTGTCTGAAATCTGATTGGATATTTCCCAAAgtcaactttttaatatttttcatcaattaattaaataatgattataaatatatatattccaTTATATATGTTGTTACTGTACTTGCACTTAATGATGTTTACTCAAAAATACaacataaaagtttataattatggtCTTTGAAGTCCGCAATGGAGCGatgactattattaaaaagaacgTTTCTTTTCCGTAATTTTACGTGAATATTCTCTGTAGATAAGACACCgtaagtttaattattcaacaGTATATCTgtcattgaatgaattgtttttattttatatatatatatatatatatatatatatatatatatatatatttgttattgctTTGATGTATGATGTACTTGatgacaataaataaagtttttatgggGAGTTCGTGATAGATTtccttaaaacttttatatttatttaaatgaactaagcaaccaattaataaatattcagttaattGATGGTGTGGtagtatcaaaataataaattaatccattaactaataatttaattaattaaaaattaatttattgaacatattacatttataattaggtGAGTTTCTCCACCAGTTtcctttatttaatagttttattcatttcatcttatatttttactgttttattatttaaatggcaaaaactacaaattatttagaaagtaCATGTTAATAAAGTAGTTTGAAAGTCAGTGGTCactttattgatttatgattttatatcaTCAAACTAAGAGATTAAGTTAATTACTATAGaactataaatcaataaatataaataagttatgaTAATGATAttgctttaaaaaattctagagTATTTCCTACAAAGTATACTTAACAATtatctaactttaaaataacttttattcaacaaaataaccacattataaacaaatttttactcATGGAGAAATGTCTGGACTACATATAATGAATGTAGTAGAACGCATTTAAGATTTTGAAGCTTACATAGATCCTCTAATAAGTTTTGTGGTCCTGCGTTGTCCTGAAGAAGCAGAACAACTtttctattcaaaatttttactcaTGGAGAAATGTCTAGACTACATATAATGGATGAAGTAGAGATTTTGAAGCTTACATAGATCCCCTAATAAGTTTTGTGGTCCTGAGTTCTCCTGAAGAAGCAGAACAACTTTTCTATTCATTTAAGAAACTCTTCTTTGAGAGTGTTTTTATGGCCACAACCAATCTGCGATTGTTTGATTTCTTGGTAGCTAgtcaatatgtaaaattgcTATCCCAGTCCACCAcccttctaattaattttcaggttTGCAAGCTTTAACCTAACTGCCTACCTAGACCagcaaaaattgttgtaattatcCTATTTTTTCCCACTTATGACAATGTGTTGAAGAAAAAGCTCATTTGCATTGCCAGCAAAGACAGAATTGGCAATTGTCAAACGCTTTGATGAAATTCATCGCATGAAGCAAATGGTTAACATCACAATTTAGTGGTTGGTCTACTTCCTAACTTATTACAAGAGAATATTGGTTAATTTCTTTACTTGTACGAATTTTAGTACAACATTGAGGTGTCCCTCTTCAATGCATTCTTTACCATTTTGATTACTTCTCAGATTTACAAGCTTCAACCTAACCATCTACTCCTACCAGTGAGAATTCTCGTAATTATCCCACTTCTTGCTACTTGTAACAATATGATGAATAAAAAGCTGCGTTGCATGCAAGGAAAAAATTGGTAATTGTCAAACTGTTGAAATTCATCGCATAAAACCCCTTCCAAATGATTGATTCATcacaatttaatgaacaaacaTGTTCAAGAGAATTTTGTACgagatattgattaatttcctTGTTCGTAGAAGATTCAGATCAACCTTAACGTTGATCATCTTCAATCCACTAATTACcacttttaaacaaacaaaaccaAAATGGTGCGACTTCATCACTTACAGTATCTTCTACACTTCTGCTTTTATTGCTGATTTCTCACTTGAATATACCATTTaagcaaaataaatagaaagagcttaaaaagctttcaaatattatatacaatttaataaaaaaaaattattaaaagacacattgtatatatttaaaatttcgagacccaataataaatttaataaattatataattttacatcaatattattcattttttactttattacttctcttaataaatatctaaataatttttgatacttacctttaataattttttatacttacctttaataattattttactataactacttaattgaaaaattgtgttcaattaatataaacaaacatttttagattGTTAGATTAAGCTAAAATGATGAGGTAAGTAAAAacacatgaaaaattaatatattacacaaatatgttatttttacatgATTTATCATGCAcaataagatataaaaaaataggaataacttataaatttaactaacaaaatggaatatttatagacaatttattactacaatatagaattttttggatgtttaaacaaaacagTTCGTATGATACAAGTTGGACACACGTTTTCACTAAATTCAGTCAGTTACAGTTGTAACATAATGATCTCAAATAATTGTGTGCGATAACTCTGTGTATCATACTCACTAAGATCaacatatacaaataataacatgcttaatactatttatatcaattataatagGGAGTAAAACATATTCtagttaaaacaataaaattaacgttTTGGTAATTAGGAGTACTGACTATGTATTTTGATCTTACAACTAAGTTGATCAACAGTATTTCATctaaattgtcatttaaagttCATTGCAAAACTTATTCAAGGATTTTCGCCTTTTAGGCGTAAGAGACactatacattatttttgtcgCTTACACCTATATTGATATATTGGATAGTATGATACTTCTTCATTTAACATAATAGCATTTTGTATACTTACTGGCTCATACAAATTATCTTAAGTAGttctagtttaaataaatagagcaGATCTTCTTCCATTTAGTGGATTACTTATTCTGATACATATAAACTATGTCGGTTTAAACAAAGTTCGTCCAACCACGATTTGAACGAGGAAGATGTTAATATAGCTGGAATAACatctataaaattagttaatagtcAAAACGAACTTCGTTTATGGGACACCAAGATTGAATTGCATGTAGCATTTAAACAACACTTAGCAATATAAACTCAAAAATAAGTCAGCAAGTGTCTTATTATTACTGTCAAATAACTAAACATCACACGTACACATATTGTCCCTGTTCATCATCGATCTAATTACACaagcattaaataaaagagcgCATTTTACTGATATCGTTACATCTGGTCGTGCAAATTAGGTATTTTAAGTTcgcttaaactaaattttaaattggaatgCACTCCTATCATTACTTATAAATCATCTACATGAGTTAAAACTGGTCGGCCAGAAGTTCGCAGACTTCAACCGATACGCTTTCTTTGCTGGATCGAACAGTTAATCTGTACATCTGGAAATTAAAGGCAACGTgacagttaataaaaaataaatttttgttgatgGATAATGTACCTGAGCATTTTTGTTTGGTTCCAGACGAAGAAGACATCCCACTTGTTGGGTGCGCATGTGAATGATGCCGGCGCACACGAAATTGTCCGGATTGGGGTCGATGCCGTCCAACAACTGCATGCCGAAACCGATGATTTTCACTCGGGCCGCCGCCAGATCCATCGGGCCCGTTGCCTTGAAGATTTTTTGAGATCGTTGTTGATTTGTACTGAAaggaaaacaacaattaatggAATTTTGAAAGAACAGTCACATTTAAGGTCAAaatatctcttatttttttttatttcaatgaatactaatgaatattttttaaattttaagtaaagtgGTTAAGTGATCAGaagacaaaatttcataaatgaaatatgcTTTTTTACTgtcagatttattaatatatttgtttaatttaatgtatatccATTTTGAAGGTtcctatattcaataaaagcaCGAAACTAATTGTCAAAACTAATAAGTTAGTTAAGtcagtatttaatattctcatatatttttttatattttaatccatGATTTAAGTAGTTAAAGTAATAagacaaaatttcattcataaaatatgatttttaattagatgtataacaatttttaaagtttctacACTCAACTGATTGTCAAAACTAATAAGTTACGTCAGTATTTGATattctcatatattttttagattttaatccATGATTTAAGTAGTTAAAGTAATCAGAAgacaaaacttaattaatgaaatataattttttactgccagatttattaataaaattgtttaatttgatgTATATCCATTTTGAAGGTTCCtacatacaataaaaaaattttaagcacTCAACTGATTGTCAAAACTAATAAGTTAAGTCAGTATTTGATattctcatatattttttagattttaatccATGATTTAAGTAGTTAAAGTAATCAGAAgacaacatttaattaatgaaatatgattttttactgtcagatttattaataaaattgtttaatttgatgTATATTCATTTTGAAGGTTCctacattcaataaaaaaattttaagcacTCAACTGATTGTCAAAACTAATAAGTTAAGTCAGTATTTGATatactcatatattttttagattttaatccATGATTTAAGTAGTTAAGTAATCAGAagagaaaatttcattaataaaatatgattttttactgtcagatttattaataaaattgtttaatttgatgtattatcattttaaaggttactacattcaataaaaaaattttaagcacTCAACTGATTGTCAAAACTAATAAGTTAAGTCAGTATTTGATatactcatatattttttagattttaatccATGATTTAAGTAGTTAAAGTAATCAGAAgacaacatttaattaatgaaatatgattttttactgtcagatttattatattaatatattatatccaTTTTGAAGGTTCctacattcaataaaaaaatttaaagcacTCAACTGATTGTCAAAACTAATAAGTTAAGTCAGTATTTGATatactcatatattttttagattttaatccATGATTTAAGTAGTTAAAGTAATCAGaagacaaaatttcattaataaaatatgattttttactgtcagatttattaatatatttgttcaatttGATGTATATTCATTTTGAAGATTCCTACattcaatcaaaaatttttaagaaccaAACTGATTATCAAAACTAATAAGATAAGTCACTAATTGAAattctcatatattttttagattttaatccATGATTTAAGTAGTTAATCAGTAAGTAGTCACCAATTTTGATActggaaagttaatttttggcaCACTTGTTAACCAAGGACTATCCTTGGAGCCATTATTagtcctttaaattttatacaaggtgtttgtTATTGTCAATGAAACATCATGTATATTTTAGCATAATAGCAATTTATATGGTAATTCATTATAAtctagttataaataaaaatggacaaagccataatatttaaaatgtgtttattatataaccAAGTAGttctgtaatttaaataaagaaataaatacctTCCAAGATTCTTCCACCTGGCAAAGAAGGACTCGCCATTCATTTCGGTGGGCTCGAAGAACTTGTTCAGCGTAATCGGTAGTTTGATAGTGATTTTCTGGGGAGAATTATTGTACAAGAAACTCACAACTATGCTGGGCGCATCTGTAAACAAAATtacgttaaaataaaatccataatataaaacaatttatccaCTTACCAGTGTAATCGTCAATGCATTCGGCGTTAATCATTTGCTGTATCTGAGCACCGGCTTCGAGAACAGGTTCCACGGGCTTCATTTGTATGTTCAGTTTGTTGGTTTGCTCGTCGGACCACAACAAGTTCGGTACGAAATTCTGTAGCGGTACACTCGTTTTATTGCCGTAAAACAAACCTAAACGGCCCAAATTGTTGCGGAATTCGCTTTTCACACCGATTTGTATCAAGTCGTTCTCGAACAGTACTCCGTTGTTTTTACAAATGAATCTGAAACAGTTTAAACGGGATTAGAAAAGAGAAATTACAGTACTGGTCATTATTGCAGCAATTTTACTGGAACTTGAATATGTTCTcgcttttttacaaaataaaaactttatttaaaacattgcattcaaagtatttaataagttgcttcAACAAATACGTACTTTTTGGGGTTGTATTGCGTGTAGTTGCTGTTATTGGTGGAGTTGTTGTAAATGTCTCCCAAAACATCGAGCAATACACCAGTGTTTCCAGAATTAGGTTGAGAAGTAGGCGGAGTGGACAATCCCAGTAGGTCTCCAGACACGGTGTTGCTGGAaacaaaacaacacattaaaaaaCCTAGGTAAATCAAATGCCAATCAACGTTAACTAACCTGGTGCTGTTAACCTCATTGTTATGGTTGGCAACTGGGGTTGGGCTCTTGTTTTCCTTAATGTCATTCTCCGGGACCCGTCCCggcttcttcttcttcaaaacGGCCAAAATGGAGCTCTCCCTCTCGGGGAACGCCGGCATTTCCTCCAAGACGGTGGCCAGAACGTCGGGGCTGGCGATGATGCTCAGCTGTAGATATTCGGAGGCCCTTTGTTGCAGTTCCGCATCCGCCGACCTCAGATTGCTGTGCTGCTTGAACACCTCCTGCACTTGGGTGCGGATTTCGGGGAAGAGATTGATGAACTTGATGTAGGTAGACAACAGCAGTGCCCTTGTCATGGGTGAGCACAGATGATATTTCGAATGGAGCAATTGGAATTGTACGGAAGGTGAGGATCTCTGGTCGCCGGCGATGAGATTTCCGAACTCCCCGAGGATGTAACCGCCTACTTTGACCATGTTTTCGTGGCATGCGGGAGCTTGGAGGGCCTCAAACACCGTTTTGGCGGCGTAGCCCTGCACTTCATCGCGGTTGATGACGATCTGGATGACGCGGTACCAGACTTCTTCAGAGACGTAGTCTCCGGCTATTCTGATTAAGTTTAGTATCACGTCGACGTACCAAGTGTAGTCGGTGGCGTACTTCTCGGCGAGGATGGCCACTTTGAGTACCATCTCCTCCCTGATCGAATAGTCGGCGGTTTCCAGGTAGTTCAGCATTTCCTGCACTATTTCCTCAGCGTTGGTCTTGTCGCACATAGCGTACAGTAGGTCGACCGCCTGTTGTCTTACCGACACATCCTTTTCCATTTTCATCGACAAAATAACCACTTCTTGGTGCTTTTTGACCGCCTCGTGGGAGAATTCCGACGTGGCCAAATGGCACATGGATTCCAGTGCCAAGTATCTCAGATTCGTCTCACGATTGCTGAGGAACTGTCCCAACTGATTGCATGCACGCACTAATAGATTAGCTTCGCTATCATTGTGGATTATCAAACTGATGGCTTCGAAGAGAACCGCGTTCTTGGCGTTCGAGTGCTGCACTTTTTTGGACTTGGGTGGCTCCTGGGCCTTGTTCAATATTGTTTCCAAGCATTCGTTCAGTCTGCCTCTGACGCCCGGATCCTCAGCTAATGACAAAACAACACTTTGATTGACAAATATGTTATGGGAATTGTTTTTGAACCAGAAATTCCACTTACAGTCTaagttttcttataaatattattttttaaataattaactgtttATATAGCAAAAgcttatgatattattatttcaataattttattcttagcTGTTTTGTGATGCATTCTTTTCAGATATTGAAGtttggataattaataattttaattcctcttattttttttttttttttagctAATCACCTTTTTCCTTTTGTACACAAAACCCTGTTAGACATTTCtacatatacaaatttatgtgACAACAAAAAAAAGTTGCTTTGACAGCTTTGATTTTTAAGTCCTTAAGatgtttaacattattattttaatattttttctcttaGCTGTTATATGACATATTCTTTTCAGATATGGAAGTTGGGGTAATTGTAGAGActtggtaattttttattaaataatatttttaatatataatttagccCATCACCTTTTCCTTTTTGTACACAAAACCCAGTTAGACATctctacatataaaaattgatgtgtCAAGGAAAAAATGGTATTTACTTTGACAGCTTTGATTTTTTAGTTCTTAACATGttttactattatattaatattttttctcttaGCTGTTATATGACGTATTCTTTTCAGCTATGGAAGTTTAGATTATTGTAGAgacttgataattttttattaattaatattctaattcataatttagcTAATCACCTTTTTCCTTTTGTACACAAAACCAAGTTAGACATTTctacatataaaattgatgtgTCAAGGAAAAAATGGTACTTTTTTAACATGTTTcactattatttgaataattttaattttagtatgacGTA from Aethina tumida isolate Nest 87 chromosome 1, icAetTumi1.1, whole genome shotgun sequence includes:
- the LOC109598092 gene encoding AP-2 complex subunit alpha, whose amino-acid sequence is MPAVRGDGMRGLAVFISDIRNCKSKEAEIKRINKELANIRSKFKGDKTLDGYQKKKYVCKLLFIFLLGHDIDFGHMEAVNLLSSNKYSEKQIGYLFISVLVNTNSELIKLIIQSIKNDLASRNPIHVNLALQCIANIGSREMAEAFGNDIPKLLVSGDTMDVVKQSAALCLLRLFRTSQEIIPGGEWTSRIIHLLNDQHMGVVTAATSLIDALVKKNPEEYKGCVGLAVSRLSRIVTASYTDLQDYTYYFVPAPWLSVKLLRLLQNYTPPAEDPGVRGRLNECLETILNKAQEPPKSKKVQHSNAKNAVLFEAISLIIHNDSEANLLVRACNQLGQFLSNRETNLRYLALESMCHLATSEFSHEAVKKHQEVVILSMKMEKDVSVRQQAVDLLYAMCDKTNAEEIVQEMLNYLETADYSIREEMVLKVAILAEKYATDYTWYVDVILNLIRIAGDYVSEEVWYRVIQIVINRDEVQGYAAKTVFEALQAPACHENMVKVGGYILGEFGNLIAGDQRSSPSVQFQLLHSKYHLCSPMTRALLLSTYIKFINLFPEIRTQVQEVFKQHSNLRSADAELQQRASEYLQLSIIASPDVLATVLEEMPAFPERESSILAVLKKKKPGRVPENDIKENKSPTPVANHNNEVNSTSNTVSGDLLGLSTPPTSQPNSGNTGVLLDVLGDIYNNSTNNSNYTQYNPKKFICKNNGVLFENDLIQIGVKSEFRNNLGRLGLFYGNKTSVPLQNFVPNLLWSDEQTNKLNIQMKPVEPVLEAGAQIQQMINAECIDDYTDAPSIVVSFLYNNSPQKITIKLPITLNKFFEPTEMNGESFFARWKNLGSTNQQRSQKIFKATGPMDLAAARVKIIGFGMQLLDGIDPNPDNFVCAGIIHMRTQQVGCLLRLEPNKNAQMYRLTVRSSKESVSVEVCELLADQF